In Scatophagus argus isolate fScaArg1 chromosome 7, fScaArg1.pri, whole genome shotgun sequence, a genomic segment contains:
- the spty2d1 gene encoding protein SPT2 homolog: protein MMDFDNILNIASQNQGLGSVQQKRYSLQVGPSKKDPRSKGVNPAAVQALLKKQFHETKKKESEFKKQKEELLAKRVELKSDRKARAMASRTKDNFRGYNGIPVVEVPKKRRSKLEMQEERSMNEEGFRNNSIDPEEDEDNYEYEQTDSEPDEQPELLRPGKTNNSTTCSSGKASSKKLSGAPKPAPPPMNFADLLKLAEKKQFEPVQLKVKTLRKEERLRTADEIRELELERKAKRQGKDRDPNTEKERDSKSHSSSSSIKKGTLEREQKNCRPQKNLEKPSVPSGPGKKSHQILNKSDKSHSSFKPTDGDRERPKTSHSDRDRSKTSFSSSSGAINRKVPLKATSSQVSAKQGGGMPSSSHKSNTSSDLSSKKDNLSLLQGRASGIPGTRPPGAAATGQKSQHGSSQQTRSSQGSSLKQGPFVGGSKFGKGEPPRTGINSGVKSSGNSVMRPSSGGPPKAMGQLQAKPGSMLQAKSGVAPQARPAGRGMQGHPGGCGSGTPGLASGRPGSGGVVPGRSTGSTGSGPGRPKCTVVSETISSKNVGGPRMGVPPRPGMPQRPGLAPRGGMPPRPGMPLRPGMPPRPGMPPRPMMNRPPGPMLPPITSAYKRKYEDEEDEYDSEMDDFIDDGDDEQEEVSKHIKEIFGYDRNKYRDESDYALKFMESSWKDMQKEEARSLKMAVQEDLEEEKREEEERKIAVKRKRKN from the exons ATGATGGACTTTGATAATATATTGAACATCGCCTCGCAAAACCAGGGCCTCGGCAGTGTACAG CAAAAGAGGTACAGTTTACAAGTTGGACCATCCAAAAAGGACCCAAGGTCGAAAGGTGTaaatcctgctgctgtgcaggCGCTTctgaaaaaacaatttcatgAGACCAAAAAGAAAg aaagtGAATTtaagaaacagaaggaggaacTACTTGCCAAGAGAGTCGAGTTGAAGTCAGACCGTAAAGCGCGGGCCATGGCTTCCAGAACTAAGGACAATTTCAGAGGTTACAATGGCATCCCAGTGGTAGAGGTTCCTAAGAAGAGGAGATCAAAACTAGAAATGCAGGAAGAAAGATCAATGAATGAGGAAGGATTTAGGAATAACTCAATTGAcccagaggaagatgaggataATTATGAGTATGAACAGACAGATTCAGAACCAGATGAGCAGCCAGAGCTGCTGAGACCAGGGAAAACCAATAATAGTACTACTTGTAGTAGTGGCAAGGCCTCCTCTAAAAAACTCAGTGGGGCACCCAAGCCTGCTCCACCGCCCATGAACTTTGCAGACTTACTGAAATTGGCAGAGAAGAAACAGTTTGAACCAGTTCAGCTTAAAGTTAAGACCttgagaaaggaagaaaggcTCCGCACAGCTGACGAGATAAGGGAACTGGAGCTGGAGCGCAAGGCTAAGAGGCAGGGCAAAGACAGAGACCCAAatacagagaaggaaagagataGCAAGTCCCATTCTAGCTCTAGTTCAATAAAGAAAGGGACTCTAGAGAGGGAGCAGAAGAACTGCAGACCACAAAAGAACTTAGAAAAGCCAAGTGTACCCAGTGGACCAGGAAAGAAGTCACACCAAATATTGAATAAAAGTGATAAAAGTCACTCTTCTTTCAAGCCCACTGATGGGGACAGAGAAAGACCCAAGACATCTCACAGTGATAGAGACAGATCCAAGACAAGCTTTTCGAGTTCATCTGGCGCCATAAACAGGAAAGTTCCTTTGAAAGCCACATCATCTCAGGTTTCAGCCAAACAAGGGGGGGGCATGCCCTCTTCTAGCCACAAATCCAACACCTCAAGTGACCTTAGCTCAAAAAAAGATAACTTATCATTACTTCAAGGAAGAGCTTCAGGTATTCCTGGGACCAGGCCTCCAGGTGCAGCTGCAACAGGCCAAAAATCTCAACATGGAAGCTCCCAGCAGACCAGGTCCAGTCAGGGTAGCTCTTTAAAGCAAGGACCTTTTGTCGGAGGCTCCAAGTTCGGAAAGGGAGAACCACCAAGGACTGGAATTAATTCTGGGGTAAAATCAAGTGGTAATTCAGTGATGAGACCTTCATCAGGTGGCCCTCCGAAGGCAATGGGCCAGCTTCAGGCAAAGCCTGGAAGTATGCTCCAGGCAAAATCAGGTGTTGCCCCACAGGCCAGGCCTGCTGGGAGGGGCATGCAGGGTCATCCTGGAGGTTGTGGATCTGGAACTCCAGGGTTGGCATCTGGACGCCCTGGTAGTGGAGGAGTGGTACCCGGACGATCGACTGGCAGCACTGGATCAGGCCCTGGAAGACCAAAGTGCACTGTGGTGTCAGAGACCATCTCATCCAAGAATGTCGGTGGACCCAGAATGGGTGTCCCTCCTCGGCCAGGCATGCCACAGAGACCTGGGCTAGCACCAAGAGGGGGAATGCCACCCAGACCTGGAATGCCTCTCAGACCTGGAATGCCTCCCAGACCTGGAATGCCTCCCAGACCTATGATGAACAGACCACCAG GTCCAATGTTACCACCCATCACCTCTgcatacaaaagaaaatatgaggatgaagaagatgagTATGACTCAGAAATGGACGATTTTATTGACGATGGAGATGATGAGCAAGAAGAAGTTTCCAAGCACATTAAGGAAATCTTCGGCTATGATCGAAACAA ATACAGGGATGAGAGTGACTATGCACTTAAATTCATGGAGAGCAGCTGGAAGGATATGCAGAAAGAGGAGGCCAGGAG CCTGAAGATGGCAGTGCAGGAAgatctggaggaggagaaaagagaggaagaggagcggAAAATAGCTGtcaagaggaaaagaaagaactgA
- the uevld gene encoding ubiquitin-conjugating enzyme E2 variant 3 has product MDLGSEKIQRILSKYKFRDVAIEELQKIHRIFPGMIPSTGTYTFTDSTQKDLLKLIGNLPVQYEGRSYNFPVQLWLLDSFPFTPPICLLRPTSNMVIREGKHVDARGRMFLPGLHNWDYPKSSVVGLLNEMIAKFEEDPPLSAKTTGDNKDPHDLLAFVSNLQINDGGIKHHDKSIKKVSVIGGGDLGMASVMSILSKCKLDQLVFIDIAESSTKGGSTDLEIFSLPKVEVSRDLSASAGSTVIVVTANSWSSEQSYVSVVQTNVDLYRGIIPNLARLSPNAMLIIASQPVDIMTHVAWRQSGLPPTRVIGAGCNLDSERLSHALDINLNTHKPAWVIGELSENKVAVMGNTGLSSSAQPDIASGTSSTKPLLDRAFEIMKNRGQRSWSVGLSIADITNSVLTDKKKVHSVSTLAQSWGGIGAEVFLSLPCIIGSNGSTRLAGVSLGQEEDSKLRNSATSLSNLMSQLTI; this is encoded by the exons ATGGACCTTGGTTCAGAGAAAATACAACGGATTCTTTCCAAG TACAAGTTCCGTGATGTTGCTAttgaggagctgcagaaaatCCATCGCATCTTCCCTGGGATGATACCATCCACAGGCACATACA CATTTACTGACAGCACCCAGAAAGATCTCCTGAAATTAATTGGTAACCTCCCTGTTCAGTATGAAG GCCGCTCCTACAACTTCCCTGTCCAGCTGTGGCTGCTGGACTCGTTCCCCTTCACTCCTCCCATATGCCTCCTGAGGCCGACCTCTAACATGGTCATCAGAGAGGGCAAGCATGTTGACGCTCGAGGACGGATGTTCTTGCCAGGGCTGCACAACTGGGATTAT CCCAAGTCCTCTGTTGTGGGTCTTCTGAATGAGATGATTGCCAAGTTTGAGGAGGATCCTCCACTGTCCGCAAAGACCACAGGAGATAATAAAGACCCCCATGACCTGCTGGCTTTTGTCTCTAACTTGCAAATCAATGATG GTGGAATCAAACATCACGATAAATCAATCAAGAAAGTCTCAGTTATTGGGGGAGGAGATTTAGGAATGGCATCAGTGATGAGCATTTTATCAAAG TGTAAATTGGATCAACTTGTTTTTATTGACATCGCTGAGAGTTCCACCAAGGGCGGCAGCACAGATCTTGAGATTTTCAGTCTGCCTAAGGTTGAGGTATCCAGAG ATTTGTCAGCCTCAGCTGGCTCCACGGTCATCGTGGTGACTGCGAACTCATGGAGCAGTGAGCAGTCTTACGTGAGTGTGGTTCAGACTAATGTAGACTTGTACAGAGGAATCATCCCAAATCTGGCGCGTCTCAGCCCCAATGCCATGTTGATCATCGCTTCACAACCAG TGGACATCATGACCCATGTTGCCTGGAGGCAGAGTGGCCTACCGCCGACACGGGTGATCGGAGCGGGGTGTAACTTGGACTCAGAGCGACTAAGTCACGCCCTGGATATTAATCTGAACACTCACAAACCAGCCTGGGTCATAGGAGAGCTTTCAGAGAACAAAG TTGCTGTGATGGGAAACACTGGGCTGAGCTCCAGTGCGCAGCCAGACATCGCATCAGGAACCAGCTCTACCAAACCACTGTTAGACAG AGCGTTTGAGATCATGAAGAATCGAGGCCAGCGGTCATGGTCTGTGGGTCTGTCCATTGCTGACATCACAAACAGTGTCCTGACAGATAAGAAGAAGGTCCACTCTGTCTCCACACTGGCTCAG AGCTGGGGTGGCATAGGTGCCGAGGTGTTTCTCAGCCTGCCGTGCATCATAGGATCAAACGGTTCCACACGCTTGGCTGGAGTGTCCCTGGGACAGGAGGAAGATTCCAAACTGAGGAACAGTGCCACCTCCCTTTCTAACCTCATGAGTCAGCTCACAATATGA
- the si:dkeyp-19e1.3 gene encoding USP6 N-terminal-like protein, whose amino-acid sequence MKKDIDTLIAEERADIITKYDRGRQEGVNIDPWEDANYSIYKVTDRFGFLHEQELPTPSALEEKQKQQEIERVEKWLKMVKNWDKYKNSDKLVKRVYKGIPLQLRGQTWALLLDIEKVKKENNGKYEKMKQQARSFSTEIKQIDLDVNRTFRNHIMFMDRFGVKQQALFNVLAAYSVYNTEVSYCQGMSQIAAILLMYLNEEDAFWALSQLLTNSKHAMHGFFIPGFPKLQRFQAHHELILSKMLPKLKKHLEKEQMTTGIYTTKWFLQCFIERTPFTLTLRLWDIYILEGEKMLNAMAYTTFKLHKKRLQKLQLEDLREFLQEQLAVSFFLPDDLVIEQLQAAMSELRSKKLDQPPPAKSDELPKKPLGQERPVLLLPLQPDSSLEVKMNLQPQSQSSAEGHQKDVTALHQTPSPAEPQDSRTPPLPSPDPVVVHTQGTPSPVMACKAPPLPPKASKPCLEVRLDRDVKESLSEVIQTEDGGKQENQPEGSETEEKPMDWPPPYEPSALDALTLQTEEEIMDLPDLPPPPFFYPEHNNQSPLGRRSPYPGSGPETNHSSPSPRSASPLVTPKKPSPKSCLKPPTSLSVTQTKPPPSKASSPHAFNPSLSCSPRLPPPKPTKFPVSLYVPVTAGDRRPSNTSQYDNLSEADEDDRYLERLLGSTPEEIPSMRHKPQHNTGRDYDPALYPLPQPPVFIPSSSSPGPPSPCALPSLPREPEYEGEDSWVKDSIIPPPPPGFADKLSPLQCTATSCSDTNRATSPGYSKPFSRGPRNHSAFPAPLLYTGSPPGYSRSPGQSVVGAPLVRSSPDFCRMPPGGQQLPKSVTF is encoded by the exons ATGAAGAAGGACATAGATACATTGATAGCAGAGGAACGCGCTGACATCATCACTAAATATGATAGG GGCAGGCAGGAGGGTGTCAACATTGACCCATGGGAGGACGCTAACTATAGCATCTATAAGGTCACCGACCGCTTTGGCTTCCTGCA TGAGCAAGAGCTGCCAACGCCCAGTGCTCTTGAAGAGAAG CAAAAGCAGCAGGAGATAGAGCGAGTGGAGAAATGGCTGAAGATGGTGAAGAACTGGGATAAGTACAAGAACAGTGACAAG TTGGTGAAGCGTGTGTATAAAGGCATCCCTCTGCAGCTGAGAGGCCAGACCTGGGCCTTGCTTTTGGACATAGAGAAAGTCAAAAAAGAGAACAATGGAAAATATGAG AAAATGAAGCAGCAGGCTCGTAGCTTCTCCACAGAGATCAAACAGATAGACTTAGACGTCAACAGAACCTTCAGGAACCACATCATGTTCATGGACCGCTTTGGAGTCAA GCAGCAGGCACTGTTTAACGTACTTGCAGCATACTCGGTCTACAACACG GAAGTGAGCTACTGCCAGGGGATGAGTCAGATCGCTGCCATCTTGCTCATGTACTTGAATGAGGAAGATGCCTTCTGGGCTCTGTCCCAGCTCCTCACCAACAGCAAGCACGCCATGCACg ggttcTTCATCCCGGGATTTCCCAAGCTGCAGCGTTTCCAAGCCCACCACGAGCTGATCCTCTCCAAAATGCTGCCAAAGCTGAAGAAACACCTA GAAAAGGAGCAGATGACAACGGGGATTTACACCACCAAATGGTTTCTGCAGTGCTTCATCGAGAGA ACCCCGTTCACCCTCACCCTGCGTTTATGGGACATCTACATATTGGAGGGAGAGAAGATGTTAAATGCCATGGCTTATACAACATTCAAGTTACACAAGA AGCGCCTGCAGAAGCTTCAGTTAGAGGACCTGAGGGAGTTTCTCCAGGAGCAGCTggctgtttctttcttcctgccCGATGATCTGGTGATTGAACAGTTACAGGCTGCTATGTCTGAGCTTCGCAGTAAAAAGCTGGACCAACCACCTCCAG ccAAGTCAGATGAGCTGCCAAAGAAACCTCTGGGTCAAGAGAGACCAGTTCTCCTTTTGCCTCTGCAGCCAGACTCTTCTCTGGAGGTCAAAATGAATCTGCAGCCCCAAAGCCAATCCAGTGCAGAGGGCCACCAAAAAGATGTCACCGCCCTACATCAGACCCCTTCACCTGCTGAGCCCCAGGACTCCAGAACCCCTCCTTTGCCTTCACCTGACCCAGTTGTAGTCCACACACAAGGAACCCCCTCTCCTGTAATGGCGTGTAAAGCACCTCCGTTACCCCCAAAAGCGAGTAAACCCTGTCTGGAGGTCAGGTTGGACAGAGATGTGAAGGAGTCGCTTTCGGAGGTTATCCAGACCGAAGATGGCGGAAAACAGGAGAATCAACCTGAAGgttcagagacagaggaaaagccCATGGATTGGCCTCCACCCTATGAGCCCTCTGCTCTGGATGCTCTTACCCTGCAGACTGAGGAGGAGATCATGGACCTTCCAGATCTGCCACCTCCACCTTTCTTTTATCCTGAGCACAACAATCAAAGCCCTTTGGGTAGGAGATCACCCTACCCAGGCAGTGGCCCAGAGACCAATCACAGCTCTCCTTCCCCCCGCTCGGCCTCACCACTGGTCACTCCAAAGAAGCCATCTCCAAAGTCATGCCTAAAACCACCCACATCTCTCAGCgtcacacaaacaaagcctCCTCCCTCAAAGGCTTCATCTCCTCATGCCTTCAACCCATCTTTGTCCTGCTCTCCCAGACTTCCTCCTCCAAAGCCAACCAAGTTCCCCGTCTCGCTCTATGTCCCAGTGACCGCGGGAGACCGACGGCCTTCCAACACTTCCCAGTATGACAACCTTTCTGAGGCTGATGAAGACGACCGTTACCTGGAGAGGCTACTGGGCTCCACGCCTGAGGAAATTCCCAGCATGCGCCACAAACCTCAACATAACACTGGCAGAGACTATGACCCTGCTCTCTACCCTCTGCCTCAACCTCCTGTGTTCATcccttcttcatcttctcctggTCCTCCCTCACCGTGCGCTCTCCCCAGTTTGCCCCGTGAGCCAGAATATGAAGGAGAGGACAGCTGGGTGAAGGATTCCATCATaccccctcctccaccaggTTTTGCAGACAAACTCTCTCCTCTCCAATGCACTGCTACTAGCTGCTCAGATACTAACAGAGCCACCTCACCTGGGTATTCTAAGCCTTTCTCTAGGGGCCCCAGGAACCATTCTGCTTTTCCAGCACCGCTGTTGTACACCGGGTCTCCCCCCGGCTATTCCAGGTCCCCAGGACAGTCGGTGGTAGGGGCACCCTTGGTTCGATCAAGCCCAGACTTTTGCAGGATGCCTCCAGGTGGACAGCAACTTCCCAAATCAGTGACCTTTTGA